The following are encoded in a window of Numida meleagris isolate 19003 breed g44 Domestic line chromosome 9, NumMel1.0, whole genome shotgun sequence genomic DNA:
- the ANKRD34C gene encoding ankyrin repeat domain-containing protein 34C, producing the protein MDEATELQTGGNSLLKAVWLGRLRLTRLLLEGGAYINESNEKGETALMVACITTHVDQQSISKAKMVKYLLDNRADPNIQDKSGKTALMHACIRGAGGEVVTLLLDNGADPSLEDHSGASALVHAINADDKDILQHLLDACRAKGKEVIIITMDKSASGAKATKQYLNMPPSLDFKERAPPEASAAALKAAAPCPQPTEQEVPPGDGPPTKATPEPPSPGWRGGTTKRARLPQLKRLQSEPWGLVAPSVLAAHHEEQRVRTDDELVTSIGELALCRKAPLTRSKDASLFPLVDEQALRTPPAPGSGCRKAFEKGPQRLPRRSTVPEPLESGEVMEALHWRRLSAEHHDCDAGMAEAGKVAAERRKLSGSHLALLGGSREALDGAPSTSPAAARRPPNLLERRGSGTLLLDHIAHTRPGYLPPLNVNPSPPIPDIGAGGKAPSPLAAGFRALVPVAPSSPKRGDLRTKKKLLRRHSMQLEQMRQLSDFEEIVAQ; encoded by the coding sequence ATGGATGAGGCGACGGAGTTGCAGACCGGGGGGAACTCCCTCCTGAAGGCGGTGTGGCTGGGCCGGCTGCGGCTGACccggctgctgctggaggggggGGCCTACATCAATGAGAGCAACGAGAAGGGGGAGACGGCGCTGATGGTGGCCTGCATCACCACGCACGTGGACCAGCAGAGCATCAGCAAGGCCAAGATGGTGAAGTACCTGCTGGACAACAGGGCTGACCCCAACATCCAGGACAAGTCTGGGAAGACAGCCCTGATGCACGCCTGCATCCGCGGCGCGGGCGGCGAGGTGGTGACCCTGCTGCTGGACAACGGGGCCGACCCCAGCCTGGAGGACCACTCCGGGGCCTCGGCACTGGTGCACGCCATCAACGCCGACGACAAGGACATTCTGCAGCACCTCCTGGACGCCTGCAGAGCCAAGGGGAAGGAGGTGATCATCATCACCATGGACAAGTCGGCCTCCGGTGCCAAGGCCACCAAGCAGTACCTGAACATGCCCCCCTCGCTGGACTTCAAGGAGAGGGCCCCTCCTGAGGCCAGCGCTGCGGCGCTGAAGGCGGCCGCCCCATGCCCTCAGCCCACCGAGCAGGAGGTGCCCCCCGGGGATGGTCCCCCCACCAAGGCCACCCCTGAGCCACCCTCCCCGGGCTGGAGGGGTGGCACCACCAAGAGAGCGCGGCTGCCGCAGCTGAAGCGGCTGCAATCGGAGCCCTGGGGGCTGGTCGCGCCCTCGGTGCTGGCTGCGCACCACGAGGAGCAGCGGGTGCGCACGGACGATGAGCTGGTCACCAGCATCGGCGAGCTGGCACTGTGCAGGAAGGCTCCCCTCACCCGCAGCAAGGACGCTTCTCTCTTCCCGCTGGTGGACGAGCAGGCGCTGCGCACGCCGCCAGCCCCCGGGTCCGGCTGCAGGAAGGCGTTCGAGAAGGGCCCCCAGCGCCTGCCCCGCAGGAGCACGGTGCCGGAGCCGCTGGAGAGCGGCGAGGTGATGGAGGCCCTGCACTGGCGGCGGCTGAGCGCCGAGCACCACGACTGCGACGCCGGCATGGCCGAGGCGGGGAAGGTGGCTGCGGAGAGGAGGAAGCTGAGCGGCTCTCACCTGGCTCTGCTGGGCGGCTCGCGGGAGGCCCTGGACGGTGCCCCCAGCACCtcgcccgccgccgcccgccgcccgcccaACCTGCTGGAACGGCGCGGCTCCGGCACCCTGCTGCTGGACCACATCGCGCACACCCGGCCCGGGTACCTGCCCCCACTCAACGTCAACCCCAGCCCCCCCATCCCCGACATCGGAGCCGGCGGCAAGGCCCCCTCCCCGCTGGCTGCTGGCTTCAGGGCCCTGGTGCCCGTCGCACCCAGCTCCCCCAAGCGGGGTGACCTGAGAACCAAAAAGAAGCTCCTCCGGAGGCACTccatgcagctggagcagatgaGGCAGCTCTCCGATTTTGAGGAAATCGTGGCCCAGTAG
- the TMED3 gene encoding transmembrane emp24 domain-containing protein 3 — protein MRGWALALLLGALRAGGTELTFELPDSDKQCFHQELDRGLKFTLDYQVITGGHYDVDCYIEDPNGRTIYRETKKQYDSFPHHTELTGIYTFCFSNEFSTFSHKTIYFNLQVGDEPPILPDMGTRVTALTQMESACVTIHEALNAVIDSQTHYRLREAQDRSRAEELNGRVSYWSVGETVILFVVSVGQVMLLKSFFTEKRAGSSAAGT, from the exons ATGCGGGGCTGGGcgctggccctgctgctgggcgCGCTGCGCGCGGGCGGCACCGAGCTCACTTTCGAGCTGCCCGACAGCGACAAGCAGTGCTTCCACCAGGAGCTGGACCGAGGCCTCAAGTTCACGCTGGACTACCAG GTGATCACTGGGGGTCACTACGATGTCGACTGCTACATCGAGGACCCCAACGGCCGCACCATCTACAGGGAGACCAAGAAGCAGTACGACAGCTTCCCGCATCACACTGAGCTCACAGGCATCTACACCTTCTGCTTCAGCAATGAGTTTTCCACATTCTCCCACAAAACCATCTACTTCAACCTCCAGGTGGGCGACGAGCCGCCCATCCTGCCCGACATGGGCACCCGCGTCACTGCCTTGACACAG ATGGAGTCCGCCTGCGTCACCATCCACGAGGCGCTGAACGCGGTGATCGACTCCCAGACCCACTACCGCCTGCGGGAAGCACAGGACCGCAGCCGGGCCGAGGAGCTCAACGGGCGCGTCTCGTACTGGTCGGTTGGGGAAACCGTCATCCTCTTCGTGGTCAGCGTTGGGCAAGTCATGCTGCTCAAAAGTTTCTTCACTGAGAAGAGAGCGGGCAGCAGTGCAGCCGGCACCTAG
- the LOC110403829 gene encoding putative gonadotropin-releasing hormone II receptor, with protein MAQLGGGTGQDAAAAGGGWPDPGPAVRNGSTEPSSSTSHPKQGCAWTPCPEGTEEPLLLPTFSPAAQARVAATFVLFVLSAGCNLAVLRAAGGRGGGGRSHIRLLLRHLAVADLLVTVVVMPLDAIWNITLQWRAGDLACRLLMYLRLLAMYASAFVTVVISLDRQAAILRPLAIARALRRNRAMLRTAWVLSAALAVPQLFLFHTVTLHAPHNFTQCTTRGSFPQPWHETLYNMLSFACLFLLPLLIMVCCYARILLEISRRMGSGLFSSRDVPLRCSGSNIPRARLRTLKMSLVIVFSFILCWTPYYLLGLWYWFCPRAMQQKVPPSLSHILFIFGLFNACLDPITYGLFTIPFRRRCSCPCGHSPEPEPPSPATGSFHCSASSLRGRQGTGGTEGPQPPIELGLPTGAGSCQSSVL; from the exons ATGGCCCAGCTCGGCGGGGGAACAGGGCAGGATGCTGCGGCTGCAG GAGGGGGCTGGCCGGACCCAGGCCCCGCGGTGAGGAACGGCAGCACGgagccctccagcagcacatcccaccctaagcagggctgtgcctggaCCCCCTGTCCCGAGGGCACCGAGGAGCCGCTGCTGCTCCCCACCTTCTCGCCCGCCGCCCAGGCCCGCGTGGCCGCCACCTTCGTGCTCTTCGTGCTCTCGGCCGGCTGCAACCTGGCGGTGCTGCGGGCGGcggggggccgggggggcggCGGGCGCTCCCACATCCGCCTGCTGCTGCGGCACCTGGCCGTCGCCGACCTGCTGGTGACGGTGGTGGTGATGCCGCTGGATGCCATCTGGAACATCACGCTGCAGTGGCGGGCGGGCGACCTGGCCTGCCGCCTCCTCATGTACCTGCGCCTGCTGGCCATGTACGCCTCCGCCTTCGTCACCGTCGTCATCAGCCTGGACCGGCAGGCAGCCATCCTGCGCCCGCTGGCCATCGCCCGTGCACTCCGCAGGAACCGTGCCATGCTCCGCACCGCATGGGTGCTCAGCGCTGCGCTCGCTGTGCCGCAG ctgttCCTCTTCCACACCGTCACCCTGCACGCCCCGCACAACTTCACGCAGTGCACCACGCGCGGCAGCTTCCCGCAGCCCTGGCACGAGACCCTCTACAACATGCTGAGCTTCGCCTGCCTCTTCCTGCTGCCGCTGCTCATCATGGTGTGCTGCTACGCACGCATCCTGCTCGAGATCTCCCGGCGCATGGGCTCCGGCCTCT TCTCCTCCAGGGACGTGCCGCTGCGGTGCTCTGGGAGCAACATCCCACGGGCACGGCTGCGCACGCTGAAGATGAGCCTGGTCATTGTCTTCTCCTTCATCCTCTGCTGGACCCCCTACTacctgctggggctgtggtACTGGTTCTGCCCACGGGCCATGCAGCAGAAGGTCCCACCGTCCCTCTCCCACATCCTCTTCATCTTCGGCCTCTTCAACGCCTGCCTAGACCCCATCACCTATGGGCTCTTCACCATCCCCTTCCGGAGGCGCTGCAGCTGTCCCTgcgggcacagccctgagcctgAGCCGCCCTCCCCAGCCACAGGTTCCTTCCACTGCTCGGCCTCATCCCTGCGGGGCAGGCAGGGTACGGGGGGCACAGAAGGGCCACAGCCACCCATCGAGCTGGGGCTGCCCACCGGGGCTGGCTCCTGCCAGAGCAGCGTGCTGTGA